One genomic window of Polyangium aurulentum includes the following:
- a CDS encoding PQQ-binding-like beta-propeller repeat protein → MRKIPATARLIGLLGAALSLAELASPGTTARAEVLDPSIPRTIVVGEPRGFATAERVDPQRTGRSPSRLPFPPVERWRRNLGGSIEVPPVVDESGRILVALSVPEVVALSPEGKEIWRARIGSAAAIAPPVLTSDGTLVVVTAAGVAVGVSREGRVRFATPLGMRGRDLDAGPLARSDGGVVLGGRAFVELDADGAVRSRAPLPERAVGALLEGPEGTLATGESGAVYAFRPPGAPRKIASFGGPLRRGAALSGGRTLFAVVGGRSVVGLDLPTGLTHVRLGDTGLGIYDDPITVHPKGLAVAATSAGLLLGADASGNEKIRIALEKGADAGAAAPAASASFFGTGAERPSPPLLIDREGRIAFARQSGRVGVAMPDGSVALAGERMCNGPVALQPAGEDKLVLVCREGTIWMLGK, encoded by the coding sequence ATGCGAAAGATCCCGGCTACGGCGCGCCTGATCGGCCTCCTCGGAGCGGCCCTCTCCCTCGCGGAGCTCGCTTCCCCAGGCACGACCGCGCGGGCCGAGGTGCTCGACCCGTCGATCCCGCGCACCATCGTCGTGGGCGAGCCGCGCGGCTTCGCGACGGCCGAGCGCGTCGATCCGCAGCGCACGGGCAGGAGCCCCTCGCGGCTGCCTTTCCCGCCCGTCGAGCGCTGGCGCCGCAACCTCGGCGGGAGCATCGAGGTGCCGCCGGTGGTCGACGAATCCGGCCGCATCCTCGTCGCGCTGAGCGTGCCCGAGGTCGTGGCCCTGAGCCCCGAGGGCAAGGAGATCTGGCGCGCGCGCATCGGCAGCGCGGCCGCGATCGCCCCGCCCGTGCTCACGAGCGACGGCACGCTCGTCGTGGTGACGGCGGCGGGCGTCGCGGTCGGCGTCTCGCGCGAGGGCCGCGTGCGCTTCGCGACCCCCCTCGGCATGCGCGGCCGCGATCTCGACGCAGGGCCGCTCGCGCGCAGCGACGGCGGGGTGGTGCTCGGCGGGCGGGCGTTCGTCGAGCTCGACGCCGATGGCGCGGTGCGATCGCGGGCGCCTTTGCCGGAGCGCGCGGTGGGGGCGCTGCTCGAGGGGCCGGAGGGGACGCTCGCCACGGGCGAGTCGGGGGCCGTCTACGCTTTCCGCCCGCCGGGTGCGCCGCGCAAGATTGCCTCTTTCGGGGGTCCTTTGCGGCGTGGCGCGGCGCTCTCGGGGGGGCGGACGCTCTTCGCCGTGGTCGGAGGCCGCAGCGTGGTCGGGCTCGATTTGCCGACGGGCCTCACGCACGTGCGCCTCGGGGACACGGGTCTCGGCATCTATGATGATCCGATCACCGTGCACCCCAAGGGGCTCGCCGTGGCTGCGACCTCCGCGGGGCTTTTGCTGGGGGCAGATGCATCTGGGAACGAGAAGATCCGGATTGCGCTGGAAAAGGGGGCGGACGCTGGAGCTGCGGCTCCTGCCGCGTCGGCTAGCTTTTTTGGAACGGGTGCCGAGCGGCCGAGCCCGCCTCTACTTATAGACAGGGAGGGACGGATCGCATTCGCGCGGCAGAGTGGACGGGTGGGGGTTGCGATGCCGGACGGCAGCGTGGCGCTCGCAGGAGAGCGCATGTGCAATGGTCCGGTCGCGCTTCAACCCGCCGGTGAGGACAAGCTCGTGCTCGTTTGCCGCGAGGGGACGATCTGGATGCTAGGAAAGTAG
- a CDS encoding zinc ribbon domain-containing protein — MSHCPQCGTKAEPGAEACAVCGSPLAVAPRRAGGPAPALRTMVGIAAADLLPKPPEGAGAPAPAHVPAATTRTIVGMPAAAMLASAPEAAQRRPEVQRTLLGITGSDDAPTLPLTTSQDTGTLPLATRDPAAPVAQPPPPERTLLGVARPGIAPTAPGAIAEEDELPTVVDQRRERDRELGATYGPDEIPPSGPPSEPAQRSPGRDRLARRRVVLPPIQGRQRSGGSKRSGVRRALPVLVAAGAFAVIAVLFALFWRSAPPLTARVQAGADGREALEIACPSCPEGTKVAVGSASATVAKHVALVPLAVPLALGENRLKVAIDRPGSGRDETVGISVQVGYRLRPDLTALTAERPAVQVVIEASGGTEVEIEGKPVSFKDGPAVHAVDVTADCTGTSDEPATLKRRIPYVVKSPEGTTETGAVDVAVGIVPLHIDAPGPSVIIEGETFVLSGRTMKGAEVLAAGRPIPVGADGTFAQRMSVSSVGSTAIEVRAKVAGMAPRIAPIAVRRVEKLEAAAKEMLDGKPLGYAAIASATAADAGRAAVVSGEVVEARSQNHQTVFLLDVPVAGGCPSKATPCRVRLVHGFDNPAKPGDVLTAYGQLGKPFSAPGAGSVPEVIVAFTLPGARPGAGGR; from the coding sequence ATGTCGCATTGCCCGCAGTGCGGGACCAAGGCCGAGCCGGGCGCCGAGGCGTGCGCCGTCTGCGGCAGCCCGCTCGCCGTCGCGCCCCGGCGCGCGGGCGGCCCGGCCCCGGCCTTGCGCACGATGGTCGGCATCGCAGCGGCGGATCTCCTCCCCAAGCCTCCCGAAGGCGCAGGCGCGCCCGCCCCTGCCCACGTCCCCGCGGCCACGACGCGCACCATCGTCGGCATGCCGGCCGCGGCCATGCTCGCGTCCGCGCCCGAGGCCGCCCAGCGCCGGCCCGAGGTGCAGCGCACCCTGCTCGGCATCACCGGCAGCGACGACGCGCCCACCCTGCCGCTCACCACCTCCCAGGACACGGGCACCCTGCCGCTCGCCACGCGCGATCCCGCAGCGCCCGTCGCCCAGCCCCCGCCCCCCGAGCGCACGCTGCTCGGCGTCGCGCGCCCCGGCATCGCCCCCACCGCGCCCGGCGCCATCGCCGAGGAAGACGAGCTGCCCACGGTCGTCGATCAGCGCCGCGAGCGCGATCGCGAGCTCGGCGCGACGTACGGACCCGACGAGATCCCTCCGTCCGGACCCCCGTCCGAGCCCGCGCAGCGCTCCCCCGGCCGCGACAGGCTCGCGAGGCGGCGCGTCGTCCTGCCGCCGATCCAGGGCCGCCAGCGCTCCGGAGGCAGCAAGCGCTCGGGGGTTCGCCGCGCCCTGCCCGTGCTCGTGGCGGCCGGCGCGTTCGCGGTCATCGCGGTCCTTTTCGCCCTCTTCTGGCGCAGCGCCCCGCCCCTCACCGCGCGTGTGCAAGCGGGCGCCGATGGGCGCGAGGCGCTCGAGATCGCGTGTCCGAGCTGCCCCGAGGGCACCAAGGTCGCCGTCGGATCGGCGAGCGCCACGGTGGCCAAGCACGTCGCGCTCGTGCCCCTCGCGGTGCCGCTCGCGCTCGGGGAAAACCGCCTCAAGGTGGCCATCGATCGCCCCGGCTCCGGGCGCGACGAGACCGTCGGCATCTCGGTGCAGGTGGGCTATCGCCTCCGCCCCGACCTCACCGCGCTCACGGCCGAGCGCCCCGCCGTGCAGGTCGTCATCGAGGCCTCGGGCGGCACCGAGGTCGAGATCGAGGGCAAGCCCGTGTCGTTCAAGGACGGGCCCGCCGTGCACGCGGTCGACGTCACCGCCGATTGCACGGGCACCTCGGACGAGCCCGCAACGCTGAAGCGCCGCATCCCGTACGTGGTCAAGAGCCCCGAGGGCACGACCGAGACGGGCGCGGTCGACGTGGCCGTGGGCATCGTCCCCCTGCACATCGACGCGCCCGGGCCGAGCGTGATCATCGAGGGCGAGACCTTCGTGCTCTCGGGCCGCACCATGAAGGGCGCGGAGGTGCTCGCCGCGGGCCGCCCCATCCCCGTGGGCGCAGACGGCACGTTCGCGCAGCGGATGAGCGTCTCCTCCGTCGGATCCACCGCGATCGAGGTGCGCGCCAAGGTCGCCGGCATGGCGCCGCGCATCGCGCCGATCGCGGTGCGCCGGGTGGAGAAGCTCGAGGCGGCCGCGAAGGAGATGCTCGACGGCAAACCCCTCGGCTACGCGGCGATCGCGAGCGCCACGGCGGCGGACGCGGGCCGGGCGGCGGTGGTCTCGGGCGAGGTGGTGGAGGCGCGCAGCCAGAACCACCAGACGGTCTTTCTGCTCGACGTGCCGGTCGCGGGCGGCTGCCCCTCGAAGGCCACGCCGTGTCGCGTGCGGCTCGTGCATGGCTTCGACAACCCCGCCAAGCCCGGCGACGTGCTCACGGCGTACGGGCAGCTCGGCAAGCCCTTCAGCGCGCCGGGCGCGGGCTCCGTGCCCGAGGTGATCGTGGCTTTCACGCTCCCAGGGGCGCGCCCCGGAGCCGGCGGACGTTGA
- the hisF gene encoding imidazole glycerol phosphate synthase subunit HisF: MLAKRIIPCLDVKDGRVVKGVRFEGLRDAGDPVEAARRYDAEGADEITFLDITASHEGRPALLDIVARTASGVFTPLTVGGGVRSEKDIEALLDAGADKVSINTAAVSDPEFVRRASERWGSQAIVVAIDARRIPGEGAPRWSVFTHGGRRDTGLDAIEWAARLVELGAGEILLTSMDRDGTKQGYDLALTRAVAERVPVPVIASGGVGELEHLREGLVEGGADAALCASIFHDGTFTVGQAKAYLAARGVPVRLARDPSAGEVA; encoded by the coding sequence GTGCTCGCCAAGCGCATCATCCCGTGCCTCGACGTGAAGGACGGCCGCGTCGTCAAGGGCGTGCGCTTCGAGGGCCTGCGCGACGCGGGGGATCCGGTGGAGGCCGCGCGGCGCTACGACGCCGAGGGGGCCGACGAGATCACCTTCCTCGACATCACCGCCTCGCACGAGGGCCGCCCGGCGCTGCTCGACATCGTCGCGCGCACGGCGAGCGGCGTCTTCACCCCGCTCACGGTGGGCGGCGGCGTGCGCAGCGAGAAGGACATCGAGGCGCTGCTCGACGCAGGCGCGGACAAGGTCTCGATCAACACGGCCGCGGTCAGCGATCCGGAGTTCGTGCGCCGCGCCTCCGAGCGGTGGGGCTCGCAGGCGATCGTGGTGGCGATCGACGCGCGCAGGATCCCGGGCGAAGGGGCGCCCCGGTGGAGCGTCTTCACGCACGGCGGCCGGCGCGACACCGGGCTCGACGCGATCGAATGGGCCGCGCGCCTGGTCGAGCTCGGCGCTGGCGAGATCCTTTTGACGTCCATGGATCGGGACGGGACGAAGCAGGGCTACGACCTCGCGCTGACGCGCGCGGTGGCCGAAAGGGTGCCGGTGCCGGTGATCGCGTCGGGGGGCGTGGGCGAGCTCGAGCACCTGCGCGAGGGGCTCGTCGAGGGCGGCGCGGACGCCGCGCTCTGCGCCTCCATCTTTCACGACGGGACATTCACCGTGGGGCAGGCGAAGGCCTACCTCGCCGCGCGAGGCGTGCCGGTGCGCCTGGCGCGAGATCCTTCGGCCGGGGAGGTTGCGTGA
- a CDS encoding ATP-binding protein: MVIELGELFASPQQKTEAPLNSLCALLKDRRDELIRRWRERVLSDPRVPDANRLSEPALVDHIPRIIDEICRSLEARQGSNACGEPGGRKVGSAPSAKAHARHRTDQHYSMDEALRELSHFRTAIVQFCAAEGIALSGEDAVLVHTAIDEGMTTLAVELERLMADALQESEQNLRAAVIASESGTWRVDLKTGTYTRDAGVNHLLGLESDATTQPLEEFFLLVHPDDRQALSESVARATSSERAPYDEEFRIVRPDGSILWLRGRGRVLEDAEGQAAYFTGIVTNITERKRREERLRLLAEAGAVLASSLDYEVTLSNVARMAVPDLADWCAVSVLQDGVLHLLAVFHVDPARQEALRELGRWWSRPDSLHGSMQVARTGEPVVFYEVPRGMPEANAKDPEHRALLRTLDVASYMAVPMRLGERIFGVLSFGMSGSARRFTPDDVTFAADLAWRAASAIENASLYAEAQRASRVREEILAIVSHDLRNPLTSILTGAGMLLRDVSAGRAVLKRAEMIQRAAQRMNNLIEDLLDFARIQSGQLKVEPTIVEPEALLQETVDAFEEIARERSVILQFDAADPMPRVHCDPKRVLQVLSNLVGNAVKLVPAAGSVALRARRAGEQVVLSVIDSGPGIPAEDLPHVFDRYWRGKNTKYKGSGLGLSIAKAIVEAHGGRIWAESEVGVGSTFSFSLPVAEEREG; encoded by the coding sequence GTGGTCATCGAGCTCGGCGAGCTCTTTGCTTCACCGCAGCAGAAGACGGAGGCGCCGCTGAACTCGCTCTGCGCGCTGCTCAAGGACAGAAGGGACGAGCTCATCCGTCGCTGGCGCGAGCGTGTGCTCTCGGATCCGCGCGTCCCGGACGCCAACCGGCTGAGCGAGCCGGCGCTGGTCGATCACATCCCCAGGATCATCGACGAGATCTGCCGCTCGCTCGAGGCGCGACAGGGGAGCAATGCATGCGGAGAGCCGGGCGGGCGCAAGGTTGGCAGCGCCCCGTCGGCGAAGGCGCACGCGCGTCACCGGACGGACCAGCACTACTCGATGGACGAGGCGCTGCGGGAGCTGTCGCATTTCCGGACCGCGATCGTGCAGTTCTGCGCCGCGGAGGGGATCGCGCTCTCGGGCGAGGATGCCGTGCTCGTTCACACGGCCATCGACGAGGGCATGACCACGCTCGCGGTCGAGCTGGAGCGGCTCATGGCCGACGCGCTCCAGGAGAGCGAGCAGAACCTTCGCGCGGCCGTCATCGCCTCGGAGTCCGGGACCTGGCGGGTCGACCTGAAGACGGGGACCTATACCCGGGACGCGGGCGTGAACCACCTCCTCGGCCTCGAGAGCGACGCGACCACGCAGCCGCTGGAGGAGTTCTTTCTCCTCGTTCACCCGGACGACAGGCAGGCGCTGAGCGAGTCCGTCGCGCGCGCGACGAGCAGCGAGCGCGCGCCCTACGACGAGGAGTTCCGGATCGTCCGGCCCGACGGCTCCATCCTGTGGCTTCGCGGGCGCGGCAGGGTCCTCGAGGATGCCGAGGGGCAAGCGGCCTACTTCACGGGCATCGTCACCAACATCACCGAGCGCAAGCGACGCGAGGAGCGCCTGCGCCTGCTCGCCGAGGCCGGCGCGGTCCTCGCCTCGTCGCTGGACTACGAGGTGACCCTCTCGAACGTCGCGAGGATGGCCGTCCCGGACCTCGCCGACTGGTGTGCGGTCAGCGTGCTCCAGGATGGAGTGCTCCACCTGCTCGCGGTGTTTCACGTCGATCCTGCGCGGCAGGAGGCCTTGCGCGAGCTGGGGCGGTGGTGGTCGCGGCCCGACAGCTTGCACGGATCCATGCAAGTGGCGCGGACCGGCGAGCCCGTGGTGTTCTACGAGGTGCCCAGGGGGATGCCGGAGGCCAATGCCAAGGATCCCGAGCATCGCGCGCTCCTGCGCACGCTCGACGTCGCGTCCTACATGGCGGTGCCGATGCGCCTGGGCGAGCGGATCTTCGGCGTGCTCTCGTTCGGCATGTCGGGCTCGGCGCGGAGGTTCACCCCCGACGACGTCACGTTCGCGGCCGATCTGGCGTGGCGCGCGGCGTCTGCGATCGAGAACGCGAGCCTGTACGCCGAGGCGCAGCGCGCATCTCGCGTGCGCGAGGAGATCCTCGCGATCGTCTCGCACGACCTGCGCAACCCGCTGACGAGCATCCTCACGGGCGCGGGCATGCTCTTGCGCGACGTCTCGGCGGGCCGCGCGGTGCTCAAGCGCGCGGAGATGATCCAGCGCGCGGCGCAGCGGATGAACAACCTCATCGAGGACCTCCTGGACTTCGCGAGGATCCAGAGCGGCCAGCTCAAGGTCGAGCCGACGATCGTGGAGCCCGAAGCGCTGCTTCAGGAGACCGTGGACGCCTTCGAGGAGATCGCGCGCGAGCGGAGCGTGATCTTGCAGTTCGACGCGGCGGACCCGATGCCGCGGGTGCATTGCGATCCGAAGCGCGTGCTGCAGGTCCTCTCGAACCTCGTGGGCAACGCCGTGAAGCTCGTCCCGGCCGCGGGCTCGGTGGCGCTGCGGGCGCGTCGTGCCGGGGAGCAGGTGGTGCTCTCCGTGATCGACAGCGGCCCGGGCATCCCGGCGGAGGATCTGCCGCACGTCTTCGATCGGTACTGGCGAGGGAAGAACACCAAGTACAAGGGCAGCGGGCTCGGGCTCTCGATCGCCAAGGCCATCGTCGAGGCGCACGGCGGGCGCATCTGGGCGGAGAGCGAGGTGGGCGTGGGCAGCACGTTCAGCTTCTCGCTGCCGGTCGCGGAGGAGCGAGAGGGCTGA
- a CDS encoding thiolase family protein produces the protein MADIVILEAVRSAVGRSHKGSLAQKRPDDLAGEVIAGLLARVPAVKPEDVDDVILGCAMPEGEQGMNVARIAAMLGGLPDHVSAMTINRFCSSGLQAIALAAGSIHAGFGELYVAGGVESMSMVPMTGNKLSASPEAMSRFPTVYTPMGITAENVAKRFGVARADQDAFALSSQKKAAAAIEAGRFKDEIVPVKGVRFQGSERVAFDFVRDELPRPDTTAEGLSSLKPAFAAVGSVTAGNSSPLSDGAAAALVTTKEKADALGVKGLGYLRAFVTAGVDPSIMGIGPVPAVQKLFKKTGLSMKDIDVLEVNEAFASQAVYVQRELGIPDEKLNVNGGAIALGHPLGCTGAKLTATALYELRRRKGRYAIVTMCIGGGMGAAGLFEAIA, from the coding sequence ATGGCTGACATCGTGATTTTGGAGGCCGTTCGCTCGGCCGTGGGTCGCTCGCACAAGGGCTCGCTCGCGCAGAAGCGCCCCGACGATCTGGCGGGCGAGGTGATCGCGGGCCTGCTCGCCCGCGTGCCGGCGGTGAAGCCCGAGGACGTGGACGACGTGATCCTCGGCTGCGCCATGCCCGAGGGCGAGCAGGGCATGAACGTCGCGCGCATCGCGGCGATGCTGGGCGGGCTGCCCGACCACGTCTCGGCGATGACCATCAACCGCTTCTGCTCGAGCGGCCTGCAGGCGATCGCGCTCGCGGCGGGCAGCATCCACGCCGGCTTCGGCGAGCTCTACGTGGCCGGCGGCGTCGAGTCGATGTCGATGGTCCCCATGACGGGCAACAAGCTCTCGGCGTCGCCCGAGGCGATGTCGCGCTTCCCGACCGTGTACACGCCCATGGGCATCACGGCCGAGAACGTGGCCAAGCGCTTCGGCGTCGCGCGTGCGGATCAGGACGCCTTCGCGCTCTCGAGCCAGAAGAAGGCCGCCGCGGCGATCGAGGCGGGCCGGTTCAAGGACGAGATCGTCCCGGTGAAGGGCGTGCGCTTCCAGGGCTCCGAGCGCGTCGCGTTCGACTTCGTGCGCGACGAGCTTCCGCGCCCCGACACGACGGCCGAGGGCCTGTCGAGCTTGAAGCCCGCGTTCGCGGCGGTCGGCTCGGTGACGGCGGGCAACAGCTCGCCGCTGTCGGACGGCGCGGCGGCGGCGCTCGTGACCACGAAGGAGAAGGCGGACGCGCTCGGGGTGAAGGGCCTCGGCTATCTGCGCGCCTTCGTGACGGCGGGCGTCGACCCGTCGATCATGGGCATCGGGCCTGTGCCTGCGGTGCAGAAGCTCTTCAAGAAGACGGGCCTGTCGATGAAGGACATCGACGTGCTCGAGGTGAACGAGGCGTTCGCGAGCCAGGCGGTGTACGTGCAGCGCGAGCTCGGCATCCCCGACGAGAAGCTCAACGTGAACGGCGGCGCCATCGCGCTCGGCCACCCGCTCGGGTGCACGGGCGCGAAGCTCACGGCGACGGCGCTCTACGAGCTGCGCCGGCGCAAGGGCCGCTACGCGATCGTGACGATGTGCATCGGCGGCGGCATGGGCGCCGCGGGGCTCTTCGAGGCGATCGCCTGA